GCATACTCGCGCTTAGCCCTGGTAAGATTTGCCTTTGCCGCAGCAAGCTCCCCTTTTGCCTCCTCGACTTTAGCCTGGAATGGGCGTGGGTCAAGTTGAAACAATAGGTCGCCTTTTTTGACCAGAGAACCTTCTTTATAGGCTATTTTATCTATATAACCCTCGACCCGGGCCCTAATCTCGACGATGTGGGAGCTCTGGGTTTGCCCCACGTACTCAATCGTCACCGGCACGGTTTTAGGCTCGGCCTTGATGACCGTAACCTCGACGGCGGAAGCCTGAGACCCTTCTTTCTTCTCCCCGTGGCAGGAGTATAAGAGCGAAATGAGAAGGAAGAAAAAGATAAATCCGTGTAATTTACAAAGCGAGAAAACCGTACCTAATAAGCCCAATCCGATTCTAATGCTATTCACATTCCCTCCTCACGAGACTCACATATTTTATTAGCTTAGAGTCCATCTTTTTTATTTTTTTTAATCCAATCTTTTTCCTTTTATTTTTTTGATTTGTTATATTACCCGTTCCCCATCAATATATACATTTTGTGAACTTTCCTGCTCTATTCTCCGTTTAAGAGAGTTCTCCTAAAAACAGGTTTATCCCGGCATGAAATAGAACATGAGCGCTATAATAACATATACAGTGATAAGCTGAACTCCTTTATACCAGTTGGCGTGGCCGTCCCCAGAAACCACTGCGCCGATGAGGACAGCGAGAAAAAGCGTCCCGATCTCCATCCTTCCGAAAGAGAGGGTCAAGGGATTTGGAGCTACTACATAGCTCATCAGGACCAATACGGGTGCTACGAATAGCGCGATCTGGATGCAGCTCCCGAGTAGTATCCCCACGGAGAGGTCCATCTTGTCTTTCCTGGCAGTGACAATGGCTGACCCGCTTTCCGCCGCACCACCCACGATTGCAAGAAAGACAAGACCGATAAACGTCTGGGACATGCCCAAAGCTTTCCCTGTCCCCTCAGCCGCGCCAACAAGAATCTCACTCATCAAGGCGGCTAGCACCGAGGCGGCTAAAAGGCTCCCGACGGCCCTGGGTATCCCCCATTGCCGGCCTTCGCTGTGGTGTTCTTCATTATGGCCGGCGCTGGAGAAAACATCGGGGTGGGTCTTCAGCATAAACAAGAGATAGAGGCCGTAGGCAACGAGTAGAGCTATCGACAGCCCTAGATTCAAAAGGTGCTCCTGCCGCACGGTGTCCTGAGAAGAGAAAAACCGGCTGAAGGCGCTCGGCGCCGCTAAGCTGATGACGGCCAGAAGCATCATCGAGCTATAAAGTCGCATCGCCGATGCGTTATATTCCTGTACGTGGTGACGTAAGCCTCCAAGAAGGAACGACACCCCCTGGGCAAGTAGGAGATTCGCAAGGATTGCTCCGATAAGTGCCGCCAGAACCATGTCAAACAATCCGGCCTTCAGCGCAACAATAGTGATGATCAGCTCAGGGGCATTCCCGAAAGTGGCGTTGAGAAGCCCGCCTATGGCATCACCAGTACGTGCGGCAATCTGTTCTGTAGCCTTTACGATTAGACTGGCTATGGGGAGGATCGCTAGTGCTGCAGAGAAAAAAATAAACGGAGCCGGAATATGCCCTGCATGTTCGAGCACAAGAGTCACCGGAATAAAAACGAGCAACCAGTTGAGGGTAGGTTTTTTTAGTGATAGATGCGTGAGCCCGTGATTTGCCGATTTCTCCATTGTTTGTTCCTTTGTTCTTTTCTTTCCTGTTCCGCTATTCCATTGCTTCAGTTCTCATTCTTCAGCCATACTTGCTAATTCAGCAAAAATACGCTTGAAGTTCTCCGGAAATTCGCTGACAGCTTTGTTCACATATTGTTCAAGTTGTTTAGCATCAATGACCCCGCTATCTATCAAGAGTTTCTCCAGAGCTTGGGCTCTCAGTAGATTGGTCACGGTATTAAATGCCAAATCAAAAGCAAATTTCCCCCGGGCTTCGGATTCAAATAGATTTATTAGCAAGCTAACCAGCTTCTCATGTCTTTGGTCAACGCTACCCATAACTTACCCTCCTTACATTTAATATTTTTACATCTACTTCGTAACGAATCCTGCAGTTCTTTTTGCACGAGCAACCAGTGCCGTCACCGCCGTGGCACCCACCTCTATCTCGTCAAATGTCAGGTTTGGTACTTTAGTTTCCAAAGGCATTTACTTAATCCTTTCAATGTTAACTTGACCCCGGCCCCAGTTCTGTCTGATTTTCCGCTCTACTTAATTCCGCAACGGTTCTCTTAATTACTAATGTAAGCGGTATTGCCAGTATTACCCCGATCGGTCCTAAGACCCAGTTCCAGAAGAGCAGCGAAAGAAAGATGAGGAGTATAGATATATCCAGTCCCTGTTTCATCAGCTTGGGTTTGATCACGTTGTCGCAGACGTTATTTATGACTATGAAACCGACGGCAACTATAATGGCTTTAGTCCAGCCAAACTCTAAAAACGCCAAAAGAAAAGGCGGGATAAGAGATAATATGCCTCCGACGGCGGGAATAAAACTAAATAGAAAAGATAGAACTGCCCAGAGCAATGCAAAGTCAACTCCCAATATAACAAGAAGGATTAAGTTCCCGCAGGCGGTAAGAAAGCCAACCAAAGCGGTAATTGATACAAACTTTCTGATGTCTTTTCTGACCTCTAATCTCCGTGCGTTAATTATTCTCTGAGTATACCGGCCCTCCTGCAATTTCTTCTCAAGATTAGTAATCTCTATTACCATTAAAGCTATCAATATTAAGAGGAATATAGAGTTGCCGATCATTTTAAGCACCGTGCCGAGAAAGGAGCCGACCGTCCTGATTATGGCCCTGGAATCGAATTCGGTGGAAGAGAACAGCTCCGAGGGGTCGATTTTTATGCGTATGAGAATATCCTTCACACTCTCCTTTAAACCGGTTAATTGGGACTCATAGGTGGGCAAGGTTTGAATCAACTTTGACAGGGAGGCTCCGACTAACGTGGTAATAGCCATACCGCCTATAATTAAAACTATAATGGTTATGGATAGAGCCAGCGAATGCTTAAGCCCCTTTCTCTCCATCCAATCAACGATTGGGACGATACTGTTTGCCAGAAGCGCTGCAAAAAAAACAAAACCGACTATTGATGCTGCTGCATGCATACCCGCGATTATGATAACGATGCATGCAGCGCCTACGAGCATCCTAAGAGGAGGGTTCATTCTTCAGATACCTCTAAAATAGAGATTTTTATTATGCCGCTATAGTGATAGAGCCCGGCTTCTTCATCATCGACGAAGTTAACGTGTTCACATTCAAGGAAAAGCTTCCAGCCTCGATACCTGGGAGTTCAGGTTTTAATCTTTCAGAACCAGACATTTTGTCCTTTCTTTCATCACACAGCTTCGATTTAAGCTATGGGTTTTATCGAACCCTTCTTGTTGATGCTTTCATCTTTTTCGGTGGAATAGGGCGAACTCCCTTCTCGACTGAGCCTATCTTGAAATCCGGTGCGGGTGAACCCAGAACCTTGCCGATTTTTTCCAGTATGGCCCTTTGCTTTTGGTTGAGTTCAAAATCCGCTTTAACCCTTTCCAGAATCGAAAGCATCTTCTCCTTGTCTCCATGATTAGCAAGCAACACAGGCAGTGACTCTAAGGCGCGCTTGGGTTCGAACTCTACGATAACCACCTGCTCGTTTCTGATCCTCCGCCGTTCGTCTTCTGACATCTTTGACACTACCTCGTCAGAGCGTATAAATTTATCAGCAAGCTCCAATCTGTGAAGTGGAATCGCTTCGGCTCCCGTGCCCACAAGCACTGCGATTCTTGCTAGTGCTTCGGGGTAACCACCTTTATCTATCACGGAGAGAGCCTCCTTCACGAAGGGTAATTCTCGCGGGTCTACCTTAGCTTCGACCCCTTCTTCCCATTTAGTTCCTGTTACACCGAGAGCGACCATGCTGCCGTAAATTTGGAAGAAAAGGGATTCTTGTGAAGCGTCACGCAGGTCCCTGAGCAGGTCAAGCCATGCGCTTACCGCCTTCGAACCCATCTTCTCGAACATCTTGTACGGGTTTTCGGGGTAAGAAGGTTTACGCGAGTTTTTGACAAATGGGGTTATCACCGCTAATGGCCACATGGCCGGATTCAAATCGCTGAACGCCCAGCACTGCCAGCGCAAAGGGTTGAATACCCGGCCAAGCTGGGCAGTAGTCTCATTGACCATGGGACGAATGAATGGACGGGCAAAGAGGGTATAGGCTTTTTCATTAAGTTGAGATACCTCTTCAACCACTTCAAACGGTTTTTCGTCTTTACGCTCCAATTTGTTTGCACGGCGTAAGTCTTCCAGCCTTTTTTCCTCTAGGGTAACCTCATAACGTATTCCTTCTTTACCATTAACCTCGTGAATGCGCATCAGGTATAAACCGGGACGAAGCCTTTCTATATACTGAAGTACTTCGACGATCTGAGAATGTTCTTTTTTTGCTACCCGGCCGGACACAAAGATTCCCAGGTGTCCAACCTCCTCCTGAATCAGCGCCACGATTACCTGTCCATTGGCTTTGATTTCTTGAGTGCTAGTGTACACGTCCGCAATCCAGTTTAATGCCTGTTGCGGCGGCGTGATGTTGTCACCTTTAGAGGAAAATACTATGATCGGGGAGCGAATGGACTTTAAATCGAAGAAGGAATGAGACCCGGCTTTCACCTCGCCGCGGGCCAATTTGTTGCCGATGAAGAGATTATCCACTATCCAGTGGATTTCTTCTTCGTTCATGAGAGAATAACCATGCCACCATTTTTCAAATTCGAGAAAGCGCGGGGGCTCTGTGTCTACATTTTCAAAAAGATGATAATACTTGTCCCAGAATGTATTCGCCAGGTTTAGATTCTCGAAGTTCTGCACCAAATTCGCACCGTCGAACTTTCCGTTGCCCAGGTCACTGGCCAGAAGAGCCATCCATGTACCACCCAAGAGTCCTCCGGCATAGCGCATGGGGTTTTCACTTTCACCCCCGCTCCAGCTCCCGCTCCAGTATGACAGCGGTGCCCCGTTAATGACGACCGGCCCGACTATGTCGGGGCGCGATGCGGCCACCATCATCGTAGCCCAGCCGCCCTGACAGTTGCCGTAAATAACCGGTTTTGGGCTATTGGGATGTCGGTCGTGTACGACTTTCACGAACTCAATTTGCACATTGGATACGTCGAGCATAGTCTGGTCAGGCATCGGCTCGGGGAAAAAGCTCACCAGGTAAACAGGATGCCCTTCCTTGAGAGCAACACCGACCTCGGAATCCTTTTTGAAACCGCCTATTCCGGGACCATGCCCGGCGCGCGGGTCGATGATGATGAAGGGACGTTTGTTGTCGTCAACTTTGATTCCTTTCGGCGGAATTATTCTTAGAAGCGCAAAGTTTACCGGCTTCTTGAACTCACGCCCGTCTACGATTGTTTCGTAATCAAAAACAAGTACCGGCGGTTTTCCGGCGCGCTCATGTTCCATGAAAATGTTGCCCCGCTGGCGCATGGTGTCCCAGAAGAGGACGGAACGCTGGATGGAATCCGTTACGTAAGATAACCATGCTTGCCAGGGATTCTGGTCTTCAGTGTCTCCAGGATGAGCATTGACAGCGCCGTCTGGTTTGAGATTGTCTTGAACGGCTTCTTCCATCTTGGCCATAAAGGCCTTCTGTGCGTCAAAAACCCTCTTAAAGTATAGTTCGCCTACTTTTGCCATTAGATTGTAGAAACCAGTAAATTTTTTGGTTTGTTCTTTAACGTCGTCCATCTTAACCTCCAAATCAAGATATTATTTCCCTCCAGGCCTTCCATGCGACCTGCCAATTTTGCATAAAAATAGTCCACGCAAAGGAAACCGTTACCAATGCAACGCCGTCGACGGATTTCAGGCTGTCAAGAAGTCTCGTGATTCTATCCTTCCGCTCCGCCGATACCGACGCTTTCCATCTGCCAAGAAAGAACCAAACAAAAGGGTTTGGGGTTCTAATTAGCTTAAATTCGTCTAGAAGTGCACGAACTGCTTTACCAACTTCTTCTTCATTCGGTCCTTCCATGTCAAGGCTTGTGACAAACAGGCAGATAGGTTCGAGGTCATCCACGTTCTTATTAATAATCCCCAGGAACATGCTGCACCTCCGACATGTTTGCTTAATCTCCTTTCTTTAAAAGCATCTGCTTTGTGTGCGTAGCAATCATTAACTCTTCGTTAGTCGGTATTACCCAGGCAGAAATCCGGCTATTTTCCTTGCTTATTTGTGGGCCGCCCGTTTCGTTTGCTTTCTCGTCAAAGTCAAGACCAAGCCATTTAGCGTCTCGACAAACCCTGGCTCGGATAATAGCCGAGTTTTCACCTATACCCCCGGTGAATACGATCCCATCAATTCCGCCCAGGGCGGCGAGAGAGCCAAGTTCCCTATCGATTCGATAAACGAAGAGGTCAACCGCCTCTTGAGCGCGCGGGTCCTTGCTTGCCAGCAGTGCCCGCATGTCGCTGGAGATGCCCGAGACGCCCAACAATCCGGATTGATTGTAAATGAGATTTTCTATGGATTGAGCATCCATACCGTGCTGATTCATCAAATAAAGCAGTATGCCCGGGTCAATTGCCCCACAGCGTGTTCCCATCGGTAAACCGCCGACCGCGGTAAAACCCATCGTACTTGATATGCTCCTGCCATTCCGCATTGCGCACATACTGGCCCCGTTGCCCAGATGTGCTACGACAGCGCGGCCAGCGGCCAGTTCCTCGTCGTACTTGGGTAAGACCGAAGAGATGTATTCGTAGGATAGGCCGTGAAAACCGTACCGTCTTACTCCTTCGTCGGTGTACTTGCGCGGTATTGCGTATATCTGCTCGATAGCCGGTTGAGTTCGGTGAAACGACGTATCAAAGCAAGCAACCTGGGGGAGTTCCGGTACCCTTTGCATTATAGCCTTTATCGCCGCCAGGTTGTGAGGTTGATGGAGGGGTGCGAGGGGTTCGAGTCTTTCCAATGCTGAGATGACATGGTTATCTATCACCACTGGTTTTGTGAATTCAAGCCCTCCATGAACTACCCGATGTCCAGCGGCGGCAATACCGTGCCCTTCGAGCACGCCGGTTCTTCCCCATTTAAACAGAAACTCGACGGCCCCTCCGTGCCCAAGATTCGTCCCCGAAGGCCAGTCTTCCTCTCCGACAATATCACCTGAATCAGCGCGTGCTACGAAATGGGGCTTGGTCAAAATGCCCTCAATCTGGCCTCGAAGAAGCAGCTTGAGACTGTCTTTAAGGAATACCGAGAATTTAAGACTGGACGAACCAGCGTTGAGTACGAGTATCGAATCGGACATTTTCTTTTACCTCACGGGGAGTTTTCCGGTTCTTCGGGCATGGGCGACAAGAGCCATTACCGCCGTGGAGGCCAGTCTTGACCGTACCGAATCGGCCCGGCTGGTCAGCACTATGGGCACGCGTGTGCCCAGTACGATCCCGGCGCTTTCTGCCCCGGCAAGATAGGACAACTGTTTTGCCAGCATATTCCCAGATTCCAGGTCCGGCACCAGCAGTATGTCCGCAACACCGGTCACCGGCGACACTATGTGCTTAGTCTTGGCCGCCTCCTCGCTCACGGCATTGTCAAACGCCAACGGCCCATCCAGTATCCCCCCGGTAATCTGCCCCCGGTCGGCCATCTTGCACAATGCCGCCGCCTCTATGGTCGACTCTATCTTCGGATTCACCGTCTCCACCGCCGATAGTATGGCCACCTTGGGCTCCTCTATCCCCAGCGCATGCGCCAGGTCTATGGCGTTTTGCACTATGTCCACCTTCTCCTCCAGCTTGGGATAGATGTTTATCGCCGCATCGGTGATCAACAACATACGGGGGTACGATGGGACGTCCATGACAAACACATGGCTGATCCTCCTCGAAGTCCTTAGGCCGGTGGCAGACGGCACGACCGGTGCCAGGAGTTCATCGGTGTGGAGACTGCCCTTCATCAACGCCTCCACCTCTCCCGCTCTGGCCAGCTCCACCGCTTTCTCTGCGGCGGCATGACTGTGCAGTGTAGGGACTATTCTGTATGGACTAAGGTCAACCCCCTCAGCCTCGGCCACACCACGTATCCTATCCTCAGGGCCGACCAGCACCGGCTCTATAATTCCCCTCTTTGCCGCCTCGACCGGCCCGAGGAGGGAGTTCTTATCGCAGGGGTGCACGACCGCACATACTACCGGCGGTATCTCCTCGCAAGCTTTGAAGAGTTTGATGAATGCGTCTCCCCTTCGAAGCACCAGTTGAGGCGGGGCTACTTCGCTGTAACTTATCTTCT
Above is a genomic segment from Thermodesulfobacteriota bacterium containing:
- the cax gene encoding calcium/proton exchanger, translated to MEKSANHGLTHLSLKKPTLNWLLVFIPVTLVLEHAGHIPAPFIFFSAALAILPIASLIVKATEQIAARTGDAIGGLLNATFGNAPELIITIVALKAGLFDMVLAALIGAILANLLLAQGVSFLLGGLRHHVQEYNASAMRLYSSMMLLAVISLAAPSAFSRFFSSQDTVRQEHLLNLGLSIALLVAYGLYLLFMLKTHPDVFSSAGHNEEHHSEGRQWGIPRAVGSLLAASVLAALMSEILVGAAEGTGKALGMSQTFIGLVFLAIVGGAAESGSAIVTARKDKMDLSVGILLGSCIQIALFVAPVLVLMSYVVAPNPLTLSFGRMEIGTLFLAVLIGAVVSGDGHANWYKGVQLITVYVIIALMFYFMPG
- a CDS encoding AI-2E family transporter translates to MNPPLRMLVGAACIVIIIAGMHAAASIVGFVFFAALLANSIVPIVDWMERKGLKHSLALSITIIVLIIGGMAITTLVGASLSKLIQTLPTYESQLTGLKESVKDILIRIKIDPSELFSSTEFDSRAIIRTVGSFLGTVLKMIGNSIFLLILIALMVIEITNLEKKLQEGRYTQRIINARRLEVRKDIRKFVSITALVGFLTACGNLILLVILGVDFALLWAVLSFLFSFIPAVGGILSLIPPFLLAFLEFGWTKAIIVAVGFIVINNVCDNVIKPKLMKQGLDISILLIFLSLLFWNWVLGPIGVILAIPLTLVIKRTVAELSRAENQTELGPGSS
- a CDS encoding DUF3141 domain-containing protein, which codes for MDDVKEQTKKFTGFYNLMAKVGELYFKRVFDAQKAFMAKMEEAVQDNLKPDGAVNAHPGDTEDQNPWQAWLSYVTDSIQRSVLFWDTMRQRGNIFMEHERAGKPPVLVFDYETIVDGREFKKPVNFALLRIIPPKGIKVDDNKRPFIIIDPRAGHGPGIGGFKKDSEVGVALKEGHPVYLVSFFPEPMPDQTMLDVSNVQIEFVKVVHDRHPNSPKPVIYGNCQGGWATMMVAASRPDIVGPVVINGAPLSYWSGSWSGGESENPMRYAGGLLGGTWMALLASDLGNGKFDGANLVQNFENLNLANTFWDKYYHLFENVDTEPPRFLEFEKWWHGYSLMNEEEIHWIVDNLFIGNKLARGEVKAGSHSFFDLKSIRSPIIVFSSKGDNITPPQQALNWIADVYTSTQEIKANGQVIVALIQEEVGHLGIFVSGRVAKKEHSQIVEVLQYIERLRPGLYLMRIHEVNGKEGIRYEVTLEEKRLEDLRRANKLERKDEKPFEVVEEVSQLNEKAYTLFARPFIRPMVNETTAQLGRVFNPLRWQCWAFSDLNPAMWPLAVITPFVKNSRKPSYPENPYKMFEKMGSKAVSAWLDLLRDLRDASQESLFFQIYGSMVALGVTGTKWEEGVEAKVDPRELPFVKEALSVIDKGGYPEALARIAVLVGTGAEAIPLHRLELADKFIRSDEVVSKMSEDERRRIRNEQVVIVEFEPKRALESLPVLLANHGDKEKMLSILERVKADFELNQKQRAILEKIGKVLGSPAPDFKIGSVEKGVRPIPPKKMKASTRRVR
- a CDS encoding acetate/propionate family kinase, which translates into the protein MSDSILVLNAGSSSLKFSVFLKDSLKLLLRGQIEGILTKPHFVARADSGDIVGEEDWPSGTNLGHGGAVEFLFKWGRTGVLEGHGIAAAGHRVVHGGLEFTKPVVIDNHVISALERLEPLAPLHQPHNLAAIKAIMQRVPELPQVACFDTSFHRTQPAIEQIYAIPRKYTDEGVRRYGFHGLSYEYISSVLPKYDEELAAGRAVVAHLGNGASMCAMRNGRSISSTMGFTAVGGLPMGTRCGAIDPGILLYLMNQHGMDAQSIENLIYNQSGLLGVSGISSDMRALLASKDPRAQEAVDLFVYRIDRELGSLAALGGIDGIVFTGGIGENSAIIRARVCRDAKWLGLDFDEKANETGGPQISKENSRISAWVIPTNEELMIATHTKQMLLKKGD
- a CDS encoding bifunctional enoyl-CoA hydratase/phosphate acetyltransferase, with the protein product MAKMSNTTFEEIEIGATATLTRILSKTDIEVLALVSGDANPFHIKSEDDFEVQSDANATQGVGAEALVSAALGTKLPGPGMKIIEQDLRFDGTIAVGDKLTATVTAKEKRKKNALVLFDCRCVNQDGQELVSGTVTVSAPTKKISYSEVAPPQLVLRRGDAFIKLFKACEEIPPVVCAVVHPCDKNSLLGPVEAAKRGIIEPVLVGPEDRIRGVAEAEGVDLSPYRIVPTLHSHAAAEKAVELARAGEVEALMKGSLHTDELLAPVVPSATGLRTSRRISHVFVMDVPSYPRMLLITDAAINIYPKLEEKVDIVQNAIDLAHALGIEEPKVAILSAVETVNPKIESTIEAAALCKMADRGQITGGILDGPLAFDNAVSEEAAKTKHIVSPVTGVADILLVPDLESGNMLAKQLSYLAGAESAGIVLGTRVPIVLTSRADSVRSRLASTAVMALVAHARRTGKLPVR